A region of the Brienomyrus brachyistius isolate T26 chromosome 10, BBRACH_0.4, whole genome shotgun sequence genome:
TAGGAATGTTCTCATCTTTATGTTCTTCCTCTGCCAGGCAGGTGTCTGAGGTGCTCTGGCTCTGATTAGAAAAGCCATTAGCTGTAATACCTTCATAATTACATCCACTGTTCAAAGTGGCCAATGTTTTTTCAGGGGGCCCAAAAATGGCATTCAGTGTTCTTTCTTATTGGGGGGGGGTCCTAGACTCCCCTCTCATTTTGATCTGTGActgtaacagttctgctggatttgttTTACCCTCCTGCAGCTCAGTGGAAACACCGAAAGTGCCCCCGGCTGTTGTTCCTGCCCCAGTCGTCTCCACCAGGTAGAATAATTGCCCCTCTCAAATATTCACAAATTTCACATCAAATATGTTTTCTTGTTTAACTGCAGATCACTGCTAATCAATTTCTTGCTTATTCACAGCCCCAAGGAGTCTAAGCCAGTCGTGGAACAGAAACCCGAGACCCCTCCTGTTAAGAGCAGGTAGTGATATATAAAATGCGAGGCCAGTCAGTGTATAACAGCACACAGAGGACGTCCACAGTCTGCACTGCCTGGAAAAGCGATAGCATGAAATGTGCTGGTTAATATTAATCTGCATTTATCGTACTGTCTTACAGCTCGGTGGAAACACCGAAAGTGCCCCCGGCTGTTGTTCCTGCCCCGGTCGTCTCCACCAGGTAGAATAATTGCCCCTCTCAAATATTCACAAATTTCACATCAAATATGTTTTCTTGTTTAACTGCAGATCACTGCTAATCAATTTCTTGCTTATTCACAGCCCCAAGGAGTCTAAGCCAGTCGTGGAACAGAAAACCGAGACCCCACCTGTTAAGAGCAGGTAGTGATATATAAAATGCGAGGCCAGTCAGTGTATAACAGCACACAGAGGGCGTCCACAGTCTGCACTGCCTGCAAAAGCGATAGCATGAAATGTGCTGGTTAATATTAATCTGCATTTATCGTACTGTCTTACAGCTCGGTGGAAACACCGAAAGTGCCCCCGGCTGTTGTTCCTGCCCCGGTCGTCTCCACCAGGTAGAATAGATGCCCCTTTCATGGCATGACTACCTACGGTCCTGCATCACTTCATTTCTCTACTTTCGCACGACACCTTCTACCTTTCCCCTCGCCCTTCCATAAACACCACTGATAATTACCATTTGAATAAtcatttaattaataattactaattatgtttttttctgcTACCAGCTCTAAAGATACTAAACTGGTTGAGATGCTGAAAAAGCCAGAGAGCCCAGCAGTTAAGGCCTGGTAAGGAGATACATTTGTTATTATAACCAGTGTTCAAAGTGACCACTGATTTTTGCAGGTCCCCTAAAAAGCATGATAAAATACAATGACATTCAGTTTTCTTTCTTATTGACGGTCCTGGACTCCCCTCTCATTTTAAATTATGATTATAACTATAATAATTTGTTTTACCTTCCTGCAGCTCAGCAGAAGCATCAAAAGCTGCGTCTGATTCCAGTCCTGCACCTACCCCTTCATGCAGGTAGCATGAATTCCCTCCCCAATCAGTCATCCCTCCTGTTTCTGTTCAGCATCCTCTCCTGTTCCCTAAATCCCTCTTTAAGTGCAAATCCCTACAGATGATAACTCTGCTCTTTTTTTCTCACAGCCTCAAGCCATTGGTGGAGCAGAAAAGCCCCGCAATTAATACCAGGTAAGGACGTCATGAACGCCAGGCGAATCAGTCATCACAGCAGATGGCAGGCTGCTGTGGTGCTCTGAATGTATAAGCgatcatttaaaatatattgaTTAATATTAATCATTCATTTATTGTCCTGTCAATCAGCTCAGTGGAAACACCAAAAGTGCCCCCGGCTGTTGTTCCTGCCCCGGTCGTCTCCAGCAGGTAGAGTTAATGCCCTCTCTTGGCATGCCCACCTTACTGCCCTGCCTCACTTTGTTCCTCTACTTGTGCACAATGTCCTATGACATCCTCATCCTCTTTTACATAATAATGTCAGCTAATTATAACTGTGTTTCTTTATATCCACTACCAGCTCTAAAGATACTAAACAGGTTGTGGGACAGAAATGGACAGAGACCTCTCCAGTTAAGGCCAGGTAGGGAATATGCGTGATTAATGACCCTGTTTCAAAAGGCGTCCTTTACCCCAGTGTCCTCGGGAAGTAGCCCCTGTCTCTTTAGTCCACTGAGACCCCTGCTTTCCTTCCCTCTTCATCTCCCCCAGACCACTTCCTACCATCTCTGCAATCTCCTGTAGCTACAAACTGTGTTTTTTCATACTAAGTTAGTCCtggaacagaaaaacaaaaatgcaattAACACCAGGGGCCTGTATCTTGAAACACAATTGTTGTGATTGTGTACTTCCCACAAACACGTAGAGTGCATTGAGAATGcagacagccacacacacacacgtttgagcTTCAGGCTTTAAGCCGTCCTGTAGCTCTGGATGATCATTCTCTGTCTCCTTACTGCAGTTCACCTGCTAAAGCTGAACAAGCCCCAGAGTCCAATAAAAACATAGACAATCAGGACCTCATCTCCCTGGCTGAAAGGTTTGTTCAAATAAAGTACCATTCATTATTATATTCAGTTCTTGGTTTTAGTGAGCATTGTGGGTTTTGCATTCTACACATACTTCAATTCATGTAATTTTTACGCTTTACACTGTGATTTTGTGTATTTGCTTAACACTGCTTTGCTCCCTGTCTCCGGCAGTGGGGAAAAGTTTTTAGATCCCTTTCCCAGTGTACCGGAGAGGTAGGTCAGTCTCTGTGTttgccaaaaacatgccgaTACAGTAACATTTTGAGAGCTAATGTCTCCAGCTAAGAAGCTATAACGAACGCTGTGGAATGCATGGGAACAGAAACAGCATTTGTAAAGATTTGCACATATGAATAATGCTGTTAAGTACAATGTTAACTACATATAAGTAAGGGTAAAAAAGTGTCAAAGATATATTCTCTTTTACCCTCAGCCAGAAGACTCAGGTAGATCAGAAAACAAGCATCTCATTGGACAAGCTGGCTGATGATGTCatcccattcagcattaaatcCATCAGGTTAGTGTGtgaaaaaaagaacaatgaagttCAGTTAACTTTGTTCTCATTAATGTTTCTCTGCCATTTGCCATCTTCCTGTCTCACATCTTGCATTTCCTACCTCAGCGCCAGTGAATCAGCCACAGCCAAGGAACCCACTACTACCCAGAGGTAAAGACCCCATTTTTGTCTCTGCTTTTCATGGAACCCATTTTTAAAGTGTCTAGGAGTGTTCTGCTGTTCTGTCAGTCCCATCAAGTCACCATGAAAACAACAACATCAACCCAGAACACACTGGTCCTCACTTTGACAACATATGTCAAAAATCCTCTTCTCATTTGTCTGTCCCCATGATGTATTTGCTCCTGCAGCCTACATGTGACATTGTGTAACTCGGTGTTTCCCATTCCAGTCCTcgtggacccacagacggtccatgtccttttgctcccttccaactccctgccaaacagtccacatttttgctccctttcagctccctgcaagacgatccacatttttgctctctcttaGCTCcttgggagggagtaaaaatgtggactatctgtgAGTTCCCAAAgtactggactgggaaacattgAACTATAGCTGAAACAGGGAAGTCTACTATTCTGGTTTGGCTGTTGATGTCTGTCTGAGAGTGAGCAGTGATTTCTTCAGTATTCTGTATCTGAGATTTGGAGGCTGTGAGTACATGTCTGCTTCTGCTTCTGAAGCTGAAGCTGAGACTGATactgaggcctgtttggttctGATGTCACCTTCAGAGTCACAGAGCAGAAAGCTAGAGAAGGTCCTTCCAGCACACAGACAGTGACCACATCTGTTACCAAAACCATATAATTATTTAAAGGGTGTAATTTACTCCATGTTTAGACAAATGTAATGGAAATATGTTGTAACAGCCAgtaatgtaataatattacctatcttaatgtaataaaagtcAATAACTGGCCAAGAATGGAATATGCTTCTGATTCAGAGACTTTTGTATATTATTGGTTTGCTGTTACACTGTTGACATTTTTTACATTAATAATGGAAACAACTGTTACATTACTGGCATGTATTACATCATTGGGTGCCAGGTGTGTTCATATATAATAAGTTTGTGCTGTACATGATACTGAAAAAAATCGTGTTACAATTATAGCTTAAGTAATATACATCAATAGTTAAAGATTTTAGTCTGATTTATTTTCATTCTAATAGATAGTATTGTTTGCATCTCAGTTCCACAGATCCCAGTCCTTTTAAAGAGCCTCCCAAATCCACTGATATCAGGTGAGGCAGCATGGGCCCCCAGTCCTGTTTGTAGTGACAAATCAACATCGTCAAGTAAAAACATCACGCAGTTAGTTTATTGTGATttgcatagttttttttccaaatgtgGTTTATAATTTCATACATTCAGACAGCTGGATGATTAAAGTTCAGGATATATGTAAGATCCAGGCTTTGTGTCAGAAAtacagctttttaaaaaaacaattttgcTGTGTGCACTTTGATTATATGTACAGTGCTGTTTGTAAGTACTCTGTACTCTTGAGTAAAACATGGTCAATGGAGGACGAACTCTCcaaaacatttcaagttagatgtCATACACAAAAAAATTGTTTGTGTTCATCAGTGTCATGGATCTATTTGACCCCTTTCCTGTGGACCCCAACAAAAGGTAAAGGCGTTGGCATTAATATTTATCCTTTGTGTGAAAACAGACCATACATGTTATCGGAATGACAATCAATAAATACTGTGTTTTAGATCCACAACGCCAGTTTCTCCATTGAAAAAAACAGAGGATAGGTGAGATCTTACCTGTTCCATTAGTCCTGGTTTCATCTAGGAGCACCAGGCAGTGAATGTTATTGAGGGAAACAGAAATTTAACAGAAGACTACAGAATATCATAGCAAGACTGGAGCTGAGTGTGGTATTGACTAGTTAACAAAACCCTACAAGAGACGGTGCTCTGGATAAACTTGCAGTTGATGTCATGTATTTTTTGCATTGCCTTTCAGCTTTGAGGAGGACCTTAATGACCTCTGTGAAGACCACGAAAATTTCACTATCACAGTGGAGAAAATGTGAGTCAACTCTCTTCTTCAGTGCCTCAAggattatgcaattgacatcgCTAACCtcaaaaatgcataaaaatttATTTGAAATTTCGTACACCGTTTCTCTTATTAGTGTACAGAATTGTATTTATTTACTATATAATTAATAACTTACACAGTTCAAAGGAACACGACCTTCACTTGAAGTAGATTCCTTCAAAGTAGATGGGGTGCTAATAATAttgtaaatggtaaatggactgcatttatatagggcttttctactcctatgagtactcaaagcgctttacaattcaGGATTGTAACAATTGTACAATTCTACAATTGTAGGATGAACAGCTCTTTTTAATGCTTAAGAGAGAATTTTATTCAAGTGAACTAATACTTTGTGTATTACAATCGTAGACACAAGCAAATGCTTTCCGTAAAACAATGTTGGCTAGACTATGGTTGAAACTGCAGCCTTCAAGCCAAAAGTATGAACTATTGACTGTTACCCTTTTCGATTGAacaaagtatcaattattgtaGCTGTCCAATATGTCTGGCAAAATCATTGTTTTCTGAATTCTGTAGGAAATCTTGACTGTAGTTTTCATGTAATGGGCAGCAAGGTGACCCTGTGGATGGCATAGTTGACTCAAACATTCAGGGTTGGAGGGGTCAAATCCCTCCTGTGCTCTGTCCATGTGTGGTGTCTGCATTTTCTTCCTGTAAAGGTTTTCTCTAAGTtcccccagtcctcagggacccttgGAAATTCTACATATGggtcccagccaatcaagaacaccaaatacctgaaataggtgtgttgggagctgggaggtaacaaaaatgtagactgtcttgCAGTCCCCGAGGACCTGGTtgaggaaacactgatctagatgCTCCAAATTCTTGCTGCAGTTCAAAGTCATGTAGTTAGTTAGCATAATTGGCATAATCCCCTAAGGTGCCAGAGTTTGTGCCTGTGTGCTCTGAGGTGCTGTGTGATGTCTCACcttgcgaccctgaataggataagcggttaggacagtgtttccccacccggtcctcaggaacccccagacagtccatgtttttgctccctcccagctccctgcaagaccgtccatgtttttgctcccttccaactTCCACCACATCGGTACCAGATATTTGATGTTCTTGGCTGggaccaaaaatgtggactgtctgagatAGAGAGATAGAGAGTTTCCGTGTACTTGCTTGTGCACGTGCATACCAGAAACAGCCATTCATTGTGTGACAAACAGACGACACCCATCACGTTGGTTCATGATTCAGAGAACAAGTATGACACACTAATAAAATCCTTTAGCATCCAGCATAATTCAGTAGGATAGAATTTCAAGTTATGAAATAATCTTGTAAAGTCACCAAATGTCATGGCaacacaggaggtagtgctgttGTTTCACAGCcgtataagaaaaaaaattatctatatatacatatataatatagtgATTGGTCAGATATGCAATGACCAGGTTTGTTGGAGGGGCATTAATTCCTTGGAAGAtttagggggcccagcacttgacggagGGCCTTGAATACATACAATTATACATAAAATATGCCCCCAAAGTGGCATTTTGTCTGGGGGAGGCTAGAATTTCTCCATACAGCACCTGACTGTGACACTGGGATGGTCAATATATAGCAACTTATAGGCAGGAAGcaaaaaagtgctttacagATGCAGTTACAGTAGAAGCGTGGTAAACTAGGGCAAGGACACGCCTCTGACTGGAATATCAGGAGAGACTCGGTGCGCCACCAGTCACACTGCCATCTCAGTTACTAACCACAGGTCGTGTGAAAGTGGGAGTGCAAAAGCAAGAGGCTTAATAAGAGAAAGACGGCAGGGCAGAGACTTATATGCTCACAGTGTACCTACACGCTACTCCTGGACTGCCAGTGTGACCCTCTGCTGCCTTCTTCATTGCAGTGAGCCACACAACCCATCACCATCTTCAATGGACAGGTAAGTATCTTTATTCCTCAGTGTCAAAGTCATCTTCTGACCGTTTGTGAGAGCTAAACATCCATTATGTGGGCAGTTCTTGTTTTATATGGTTGTTTTATCGTGTCACATAAATAGCTTGATGGGAATGCCATCAAACCTGTACAGTTTTTTCTAGTACAGAAAAGGTATTACAGTTCCACTGTTGAGAATAACTGTGTGGCTCCATAGATGCAGCTGTCTGGAGATACACTATGTAAAGCCCCGTCTTCTCGACGGCCGTTGTAGCACGAATACATAATCACTTGTGGTTTCTAACTAATACATGCACTGTGTTTGGTCATAACTGTAGATTTTCTAGTTGCCTCTCCCTAAATACACGCCCTTAAATAGGTCAACAAGACTGGTCTAACTGGTTTACATAAAGAACATTCAGGCAAATGTGTGTATGAGTAGACATATGTATGTATGAGAGTTTTGTGAAAATGTGAATATGTGGAAACAAATTTTAGGGTTTTCCTTTTTGTCAAGTGACAGGACACCTTTGCCTTTAAGTTAATTTATGGCTGCTCTCAAAAGACAGTGAGTTACTCCTTCAGAGATGTACCATTCAAGTGGAAGATTTCATATAGCAGATTTTCCGTTTTATTTcacaaataaaatacatgtaatttgGATGCAGCACTATGAGTCACGCGTCACCCAACGATGGGAATAACTTCTGAGAAATGCACTATTAGGCAATTTTGTGGTTGTGTGGATGTCATGGTGTACTTACACAAACAGATGTTATAGTTTGCTACACAGGCTACAGTATACTTTCTAAGTTAAAAGAGTACACTCAAAACTAATGAATAAAGTACAGCAcagtaaatacataaaccatTATAACATAGCTGCTATCATTAGTGAGAATTATGTACTATACATAATTGTGTGTGCTATGCTTTTACACGACTGGCAGTGCAATAGGTCTGTTTACACAAGCATCACTACAAACATACTGCAGCATTTTTCAGCTCCGTAATAATCTTACTGGACCATCGTATATCCGATCCATTGTTGACGGAAACATCATTATCCTGCGCAGGAGTGTGTTTCAGTACATTTTGCAATGCATAGAACATCATATTGATCTCATTGCTTAAATTATAATGGTGAAATGTTTAGTTTTTGTATAATTGTGTTACGATGATCTCAGTCATTTGACACATCTTAGTTCTGTTGATATTAATTGTAACTGGACGAATATTGTGtaactttacttgagggggcacaaatatcGTAGTTacttatttatgtattaattaattaacctgaAACTAAGTGTTAATTATGTACTGACGCcgtgttcattcatcattaagcAATCAAAACGGTTCATGAGTTTCATGcagctactatatttgttcatgatttgaacTTGAGTAGTAACTAAGTAGTTACTAAATTACTTGTGCTCTCTCAAGTAAAATATTAccgaacattttttttttgtgtcgcAAACAGCTCCTTGGAAACCACTAGCCAGGAAGCCACCCCCTCTGAAACTGAATCCAAGAAGTAAGTTGAGAGGCTTTGCTACCACGTCAGGATTAGTGGGTGCATgtgttgacctttgacctgcagAACCCATCCACTGGGCACTGCTTGAGGTTAATGGCTGTATCTTCGCCCATACTCAGGGGAATTGTGCTACTGAAGGAATACGTCAACACGAAACCGGCTACAGGGATCTCCAACAACGACCTGTAAGTGCATCTTGAGAATGTGCTACTCCctgaaggctctggatgctgttgaAGGAGTTAAATTTAAGTTATTTAGACATTGCTGTCATCTGCTGTTGCTGAGGCAGATGGCATTGTGTCTTATTCGAGGTCTTGTGCACCTTCTTCCCTTGCAGATTCTCCGGTGACTATATTTCATCCAGTGTTTCCAGTTACAACTACAGCAGCCCTACATCTAGCTCCAGGTGGGCTTCTTCACAA
Encoded here:
- the znf185 gene encoding zinc finger protein 185 isoform X46; this translates as MSKEGDRQSVLRTTKVRTSLKGDSSWIQQRSEPQLEQQKSWLAEVKATPPILELSPPPSPTAASAATDPSSPTTTQAPKPSSGYLIRGVFTKTNNEKAPASNGTSAPSGTFVKKPTDSYKKIAPHIVRSGSSSSYVDDVTLSPEEQDKRTEAASNVLMSSAARQRSYVLSAAKKYESVEKPQDAGLPFVAKRVVINDDDDISHKDKGMDDMTPPVGSRQTVQSVPPSSSKLPVEPKPEITSVKTSPKDTQFVMEQKPKTEAAPAKTSSVETPKVPPAVVPAPVVSNSSVETPKVPPAVVPAPVVSTSPKESKPVVEQKPETPPVKSSSVETPKVPPAVVPAPVVSTSPKESKPVVEQKTETPPVKSSSVETPKVPPAVVPAPVVSTSSKDTKLVEMLKKPESPAVKACSAEASKAASDSSPAPTPSCSLKPLVEQKSPAINTSSVETPKVPPAVVPAPVVSSSSKDTKQVVGQKWTETSPVKASSPAKAEQAPESNKNIDNQDLISLAESGEKFLDPFPSVPESQKTQVDQKTSISLDKLADDVIPFSIKSISASESATAKEPTTTQSSTDPSPFKEPPKSTDISVMDLFDPFPVDPNKRSTTPVSPLKKTEDSFEEDLNDLCEDHENFTITVEKIEPHNPSPSSMDSSLETTSQEATPSETESKKGIVLLKEYVNTKPATGISNNDLFSGDYISSSVSSYNYSSPTSSSSTSSACTYCGLPVGSEAKITIEHLNISCHPACFKCGVCGKSMGDLLYSMFLHKGVVHCESCYAKTI
- the znf185 gene encoding zinc finger protein 185 isoform X45; its protein translation is MSKEGDRQSVLRTTKVRTSLKGDSSWIQQRSEPQLEQQKSWLAEVKATPPILELSPPPSPTAASAATDPSSPTTTQAPKPSSGYLIRGVFTKTNNEKAPASNGTSAPSGTFVKKPTDSYKKIAPHIVRSGSSSSYVDDVTLSPEEQDKRTEAASNVLMSSAARQRSYVLSAAKKYESVEKPQDAGLPFVAKRVVINDDDDISHKDKGMDDMTPPVGSRQTVQSVPPSSSKLPVEPKPEITSVKTSPKDTQFVMEQKPKTEAAPAKTSSVETPKVPPAVVPAPVVSNSSVETPKVPPAVVSAPVVSTSPKESKPVVEQKPETPPVKSSSVETPKVPPAVVPAPVVSTSPKESKPVVEQKTETPPVKSSSVETPKVPPAVVPAPVVSTSSKDTKLVEMLKKPESPAVKACSAEASKAASDSSPAPTPSCSLKPLVEQKSPAINTSSVETPKVPPAVVPAPVVSSSSKDTKQVVGQKWTETSPVKASSPAKAEQAPESNKNIDNQDLISLAESGEKFLDPFPSVPESQKTQVDQKTSISLDKLADDVIPFSIKSISASESATAKEPTTTQSSTDPSPFKEPPKSTDISVMDLFDPFPVDPNKRSTTPVSPLKKTEDSFEEDLNDLCEDHENFTITVEKIEPHNPSPSSMDSSLETTSQEATPSETESKKGIVLLKEYVNTKPATGISNNDLFSGDYISSSVSSYNYSSPTSSSSTSSACTYCGLPVGSEAKITIEHLNISCHPACFKCGVCGKSMGDLLYSMFLHKGVVHCESCYAKTI